The Terriglobia bacterium genomic sequence GTCCGAAGGACACGTACCACGATAACCGTGCGCATGTCCCAGGCCATAGCGCCGCAACCTCAAGCTCATCAAGAGATTCCTCTTCGCCTGCGAAACAGTCAACGAATCTGGCACCATGCTGACGAGATCCAGCAAACGCTTTACGACTGGCCTCCAGCCCGTGTCTGCTTTCGCGCATCGCGCTAGAATTCTCGTATCAAACGAGACGACATTTCGGCGGACCCAGCCCCGCATTCCTCCGCGGGCTTGTCGATAGCCTGTTCTCTTCTTGTAGTCTCGTTACTGGCACTGGCTGGCTGGATAGCCTTTCGAACATGGCCCAGATCCATTGTGCTGCCCGAAACTGTTGCGCCCCAGGTGGTCGTATCTGGAACTACCCTACGCTATCCCGTCGGTCCCGGCGTGCTGCTCGCAGAAGTCGGACAATTCAGCGACGAACTGTCCGCCTATCTGCAGTTCGACTACATTCGAAGCCGCCCCGACGTGGACGAAGCGGCCGTGTTCCTGGAGGCCAACGAGACCGCTCACGGTCCAGACTACCGCGTTACCATTCTCGCTCCCAACGATGCCGTGACCGCAATCCCTTATCTGGCTGGACTCGAGGCCCGAGCAATCATCAGTGGATTCAAGCTCGTGGCAACACCTGCTTATAGGATTCCATATCTGCGGCAGCAGACTGCCATCTTCGTCTCTGCCTACAACCGCCCCGTACGGCGCAAGCTTGACGAGATCGATCCCCACCAGCTTGCCGTACCCGTATCGCGGTTCATTCAGTTCAAGTCGAGGACTGACCCGCGAGTGAGGCTGCAGCCGGATTTTCCGGTCGGGAGCCTGACTCGACAGCAAGCGACTGAGTTCGCGGCCGACGTCATTGCCGTCGCCAGGTTCTATTCGATTCCCCTGGACGTGTTTCTCGGCATCGGCGCCATGGAAAATAACTATCTCGACGTTCAAGGTGACCTGGAACACACCACGTGGAAAAGAAAAGCCGAGCCAGGCGACATTGTGCTGAAACGCCGCCGCGGAC encodes the following:
- a CDS encoding lytic transglycosylase domain-containing protein, with amino-acid sequence MLPETVAPQVVVSGTTLRYPVGPGVLLAEVGQFSDELSAYLQFDYIRSRPDVDEAAVFLEANETAHGPDYRVTILAPNDAVTAIPYLAGLEARAIISGFKLVATPAYRIPYLRQQTAIFVSAYNRPVRRKLDEIDPHQLAVPVSRFIQFKSRTDPRVRLQPDFPVGSLTRQQATEFAADVIAVARFYSIPLDVFLGIGAMENNYLDVQGDLEHTTWKRKAEPGDIVLKRRRGRVLVKNYSLGPWQITRETLRYAHELFLHDKRDYSALPERLRPSRQLNFDSLDGHVLTTYAGLLLRDLLDHFDGDIEQAVGAYNGGISNPNLQYAAGVQQVAQYARSVLVHVSGINEAAIVNTRFVSVSRPGPHQPARR